Proteins from a genomic interval of Paenibacillus sp. FSL R5-0623:
- a CDS encoding stalk domain-containing protein — protein sequence MMKTNKSKKVMVAAVLMMSMAFSGLASAADMKTIKKDGMELVQLRQAAKMYDYSIMWDSKDRSVTLMYMGKMDDMMMEDDMMMEETMMPAGKTIKLWIGSKKIMVDGMQVNLKSMPVIHEGNSYAAESVIKQYMMPAMGMK from the coding sequence ATGATGAAAACAAATAAGAGCAAAAAAGTGATGGTAGCAGCGGTATTGATGATGTCTATGGCCTTTTCTGGATTGGCAAGTGCTGCAGATATGAAAACGATTAAAAAGGATGGCATGGAGCTGGTTCAATTGAGACAGGCAGCCAAAATGTATGATTACAGCATTATGTGGGACAGCAAGGATAGATCTGTAACTTTGATGTATATGGGCAAAATGGACGACATGATGATGGAAGACGACATGATGATGGAAGAAACGATGATGCCTGCGGGAAAAACAATTAAATTGTGGATTGGATCGAAAAAAATCATGGTAGACGGTATGCAAGTTAACTTGAAATCGATGCCTGTCATCCATGAAGGGAATTCGTATGCGGCTGAGTCTGTAATTAAACAATACATGATGCCAGCCATGGGAATGAAGTAA
- a CDS encoding AraC family transcriptional regulator translates to MGIQNDIKLWDQVQVRVLDVRLISLATHEFIRNYVLPTSAFVYVQGRGQVGLDEEVWTTGQFLLLHAGKGRRLTLEATGVMEVHLILYKSTLPSNVLVEYRMMLNQRNPFEESWATVPDHTLELRELVRNIHECWSGQERVSKIQVKVYFFQLVQLVLLQRSRMFNEVQQPSLTDQVLRYIKAHYRESISLDSLAQSLSYSPQYVSRKFKEQTGCTPTEYVIRLRMGEARSLLASTEASLQEIAAYVGYMDPFYFNRIFKKETGITPGQYRLKQQENSKSVSKSALNATNESIVTGGDERYPLIDDDNHYQYKGDEEINMFNHFKSAIMSLALVLTLSACGTAQQGAETSEVAAEPEQPAVVETQMVNTTFGEVEIPAHPERVAAIDYLGTVLALGVKPIGGGQFLMNSPYLEGHLDGLETIGDSVEQLMELEPDLIITLNPDKAAYEKYSKIAPTVSIASITFPTLKDEVNYFGKVLGKEAEAEKWLADFDEEIAKIKQEVQSVVPADATFSVMQEYDRQVFIFGNQSGRGGRNIYELLGLQAPKNIPSELMQGAYHEFSIELLSKYAGDYIVLTSKSQLKDLQADPIWGSLPAIKNGKVYIWTEEQSWFRDPIALLKQTQDLAEWIIGLNTPSK, encoded by the coding sequence ATGGGAATTCAGAATGACATCAAGCTGTGGGATCAGGTACAGGTTCGCGTGCTTGATGTGCGTCTTATATCACTCGCAACACACGAGTTCATACGCAATTATGTGTTACCAACCAGTGCATTTGTGTATGTTCAAGGCAGGGGGCAGGTCGGGCTGGACGAGGAGGTATGGACTACAGGCCAGTTCTTGCTGCTGCATGCGGGAAAAGGAAGACGTCTGACACTTGAAGCGACAGGGGTTATGGAGGTACATCTGATTTTGTACAAATCAACCTTGCCCTCCAACGTGCTTGTGGAGTACCGAATGATGTTGAACCAGCGTAATCCGTTTGAAGAGTCCTGGGCGACAGTGCCGGATCATACACTTGAGCTACGTGAGCTTGTGCGGAATATACATGAATGCTGGTCAGGGCAGGAGCGAGTGAGCAAAATTCAGGTCAAAGTGTATTTCTTTCAACTGGTACAGCTTGTCTTGTTACAGCGGAGTCGCATGTTTAACGAAGTTCAACAGCCTTCGCTTACCGATCAGGTTTTGCGATATATCAAAGCTCATTACCGGGAATCGATCTCACTTGATTCGCTTGCCCAGTCCTTGAGTTACAGTCCGCAATATGTATCACGCAAATTCAAGGAACAGACGGGATGTACACCGACAGAATATGTGATTCGGTTACGGATGGGTGAGGCAAGGAGTCTGCTTGCGTCCACAGAAGCTTCATTACAGGAGATTGCTGCGTATGTGGGTTATATGGACCCGTTTTATTTCAATCGTATATTCAAAAAAGAGACCGGTATCACACCAGGGCAATATCGGTTGAAACAGCAGGAAAACTCGAAATCAGTTTCGAAAAGTGCATTAAATGCAACAAATGAATCCATTGTAACAGGAGGGGATGAACGTTATCCTTTAATTGATGATGATAATCATTATCAATATAAGGGAGATGAGGAAATCAACATGTTTAACCATTTTAAATCAGCGATTATGTCGCTTGCGCTTGTACTCACATTGAGTGCTTGTGGAACAGCCCAGCAGGGGGCAGAAACATCCGAAGTTGCGGCTGAACCCGAACAACCGGCAGTCGTGGAGACCCAAATGGTAAATACGACCTTTGGTGAGGTAGAAATTCCTGCACATCCGGAGCGAGTTGCTGCTATTGATTATCTGGGAACGGTGCTTGCTCTTGGTGTCAAACCGATTGGTGGAGGACAATTTCTGATGAACAGCCCTTATCTGGAAGGCCACTTGGATGGTCTTGAGACAATAGGGGATTCCGTTGAACAATTGATGGAGCTGGAACCTGATCTTATTATTACATTGAATCCGGACAAGGCGGCTTATGAGAAATATAGCAAGATTGCTCCAACCGTTTCGATCGCATCCATCACTTTTCCGACACTCAAGGACGAAGTAAACTATTTCGGTAAAGTCCTTGGCAAAGAAGCGGAAGCAGAGAAGTGGCTGGCTGATTTTGATGAGGAGATTGCTAAAATCAAGCAGGAGGTGCAGAGTGTTGTTCCAGCTGATGCTACATTCTCCGTTATGCAGGAATATGATCGCCAAGTCTTCATTTTTGGCAATCAGTCGGGCCGGGGAGGGCGTAACATCTATGAATTGCTTGGTTTGCAAGCACCAAAGAACATTCCATCCGAGTTGATGCAGGGCGCCTATCATGAATTCTCCATAGAACTGCTCTCCAAATATGCCGGAGATTACATTGTGCTGACCAGCAAGTCTCAGTTGAAGGACCTTCAGGCAGATCCGATCTGGGGTTCATTGCCTGCTATCAAAAATGGAAAAGTATACATATGGACGGAAGAACAATCCTGGTTCCGTGACCCTATCGCCTTGTTGAAACAGACACAGGATCTGGCTGAATGGATTATTGGACTTAATACACCGTCTAAATAA
- a CDS encoding redoxin family protein, whose translation MKTARRWMVSVIVYAGVLLILSACGSQQTESKQTGSSSTPASTSDMSSSTMMNKGETAPEFSLLDLKGNTVGLSDVQGKKVYVKYWASWCSICLAGLEDLNNLAGQNNDFQVITIVTPDYKGEKSSQAFTEWFDQQPYDNITVLLDEKGVWAKKFGVRAYPSSFYIGSDGILTKSQPGHASNEQIMKSLQEIL comes from the coding sequence ATGAAGACGGCACGGAGATGGATGGTATCTGTAATCGTATACGCTGGAGTCCTGTTGATCTTGAGCGCATGTGGATCACAGCAAACTGAATCAAAACAAACGGGGTCATCATCAACCCCAGCATCAACATCCGATATGAGTTCATCAACCATGATGAACAAGGGTGAGACGGCTCCTGAATTTTCATTGCTTGATCTGAAAGGAAACACGGTTGGACTCTCTGATGTTCAAGGTAAGAAAGTGTATGTGAAATACTGGGCTTCCTGGTGTTCCATCTGCCTTGCGGGTTTGGAAGACCTGAACAATCTGGCTGGTCAAAACAATGATTTTCAAGTCATTACGATTGTGACGCCAGACTACAAAGGAGAGAAATCCTCCCAAGCGTTTACCGAATGGTTTGACCAACAGCCGTATGATAACATAACTGTTCTTTTGGATGAAAAAGGTGTATGGGCCAAGAAATTTGGCGTAAGAGCATATCCTAGTTCCTTTTATATTGGCTCTGATGGTATTTTAACGAAATCGCAGCCAGGGCATGCATCCAATGAACAGATCATGAAATCATTACAAGAGATTTTGTGA
- a CDS encoding ATP-binding protein, with protein MKLRTYLVLSSLTGIGVLLICLFISYSKMLLTIEQLYWLSAITAGVGLLSFILQYLLTKPLEKSIARITQQTIRIAEGDFHTEVPLIGTQEFKLLAQQFNEMSSKLKESFDHLHHSETARRELIANVSHDLRTPLASIQSFVEALEDDVIKDKETFQRYLNTIRLETKRLGGLIQDLFELSSLEAQGEVFDPQPCHVDELLLSTLESFSFHLAEKTLNVEIDLPDKLPAAVMMPAQMKRVLSNLLQNAIQYSPIEGKIILAAEEKGPFIRISVTDEGEGIEAEETSRIFERFYRIDKSRSKSNGGAGLGLAIAQSIVELHGGEIGVQSTKGEGSCFWFTLPIYVSC; from the coding sequence ATGAAACTTCGCACATACTTGGTGTTGTCCAGTCTCACAGGCATTGGCGTATTATTAATTTGTTTGTTCATCAGTTATTCCAAAATGCTGCTTACGATCGAACAATTGTATTGGTTATCGGCTATAACGGCAGGGGTAGGCTTGCTTTCGTTTATTCTTCAATATTTGCTGACTAAGCCATTAGAGAAATCAATTGCGCGAATTACACAGCAGACAATACGAATTGCCGAAGGGGATTTCCATACGGAAGTCCCTCTCATCGGTACACAGGAATTTAAGCTCCTGGCACAGCAATTTAATGAAATGAGTTCCAAGCTGAAGGAAAGCTTTGATCATCTGCATCACTCAGAAACCGCCAGACGAGAGTTGATCGCCAATGTATCCCATGATTTACGGACTCCATTGGCATCTATTCAGTCCTTCGTCGAAGCGTTGGAGGATGATGTCATTAAGGATAAAGAAACCTTTCAACGTTACCTGAACACGATACGACTTGAAACAAAGCGTTTGGGAGGGCTTATTCAAGATTTGTTTGAATTATCCAGCCTGGAAGCGCAAGGTGAAGTATTTGACCCTCAGCCTTGTCACGTCGATGAGTTGCTGCTCAGTACGTTGGAGAGTTTTTCATTTCATCTCGCCGAGAAAACGCTGAACGTTGAAATCGATTTGCCCGATAAATTGCCAGCCGCGGTCATGATGCCTGCACAAATGAAGCGGGTCCTTTCCAATTTGCTGCAAAATGCCATTCAATACTCTCCTATTGAAGGAAAAATCATTCTGGCTGCCGAAGAAAAGGGGCCGTTTATACGAATTTCAGTTACGGATGAAGGGGAAGGCATTGAAGCGGAGGAAACTTCGCGTATATTTGAACGTTTTTATCGAATTGACAAATCACGTAGCAAGAGCAATGGGGGGGCCGGGCTTGGCCTTGCTATCGCTCAATCGATTGTGGAACTCCATGGTGGCGAGATCGGGGTTCAGAGTACAAAAGGAGAAGGAAGCTGCTTCTGGTTCACACTTCCGATCTACGTCAGTTGTTAA
- a CDS encoding cytochrome c biogenesis protein CcdA, protein MNDLTSDLVFLFGVFGAGLLSFFAPCILPLIPVYVSYLSGSMVNGTNQQQSDTNAVQLRSTLVLRTFLFVLGLSLVFVLLGFGSGIVGNMISSPVFIAICGAIVVLFGIYQTGLIRLSWLERERKLSSDQTKRGGYVGAFLLGLTFSFGWTPCIGPVLAAILGIAAGEGSPLYGGFLMFLYTLGLAIPFLILSVFSEYVMKRIRRLYRYMGVIKITSGCILIVMGLLLMTDRLNNLVTWFQ, encoded by the coding sequence GTGAATGACTTGACCAGTGATTTGGTTTTCCTTTTCGGCGTTTTTGGTGCAGGATTGTTATCGTTTTTTGCGCCATGTATTCTGCCGCTGATCCCGGTATATGTGTCTTATCTGTCCGGAAGCATGGTCAACGGTACGAATCAGCAGCAGTCCGACACCAATGCGGTTCAGTTGCGGTCTACACTTGTTTTGCGGACATTTTTATTTGTTCTTGGGCTGTCCCTGGTATTTGTATTACTTGGTTTTGGTTCCGGTATCGTTGGTAATATGATCTCGAGTCCTGTGTTTATTGCCATCTGCGGAGCCATCGTGGTGCTTTTTGGGATTTATCAAACCGGGTTGATCCGACTATCCTGGCTGGAACGGGAGAGAAAGCTGTCGAGTGATCAAACCAAACGGGGAGGGTATGTCGGTGCGTTCCTGTTGGGTCTGACGTTTAGTTTTGGCTGGACGCCTTGTATCGGGCCAGTGCTGGCGGCCATTCTTGGTATCGCGGCAGGTGAAGGCTCTCCACTGTATGGCGGGTTTCTCATGTTCCTGTATACCCTTGGATTAGCGATTCCTTTCCTGATTCTGTCCGTTTTTTCGGAATATGTTATGAAGCGGATACGTCGTTTATACAGGTACATGGGTGTCATCAAAATAACTTCCGGCTGTATTCTTATTGTCATGGGACTATTGTTAATGACAGACCGACTAAACAACTTGGTGACCTGGTTTCAATAA
- a CDS encoding response regulator transcription factor — protein sequence MNECVLVADDDTNITDVCRRYLEREGYLVVTAKDGLEAIELWHSQTPSLIVLDLMMPHKNGWEVCNEIRQTEDVPIVMLTARGEEQDRLMGLTMGADDYLTKPFSPRELVLRVKAILRRMRTAQASPVTTSEYTINYEGLTIDFTKREVHISGQAIELTVTEFEMLYLLASHPGQVFSRNQMLSKIWDFSYEGDTTTVTVHVRRLREKIEQNPSDPKYIKTVWGIGYKFAGGSS from the coding sequence TTGAATGAATGTGTACTGGTTGCTGATGATGATACAAATATTACGGACGTTTGTCGCAGGTATCTGGAACGGGAAGGTTATCTTGTTGTGACGGCCAAGGACGGTTTGGAGGCTATTGAGCTGTGGCACAGCCAAACGCCAAGCTTGATTGTGCTCGACCTGATGATGCCACATAAGAATGGCTGGGAGGTTTGCAACGAGATTCGGCAAACTGAGGATGTGCCCATTGTAATGCTGACGGCCCGGGGGGAGGAACAGGACCGTCTGATGGGACTCACGATGGGGGCGGATGATTATCTGACCAAACCATTCAGTCCGAGAGAACTTGTTTTGCGTGTAAAGGCAATCCTGCGGAGAATGCGAACTGCGCAGGCATCACCTGTTACAACTTCTGAATATACGATCAATTATGAAGGGCTTACCATTGATTTTACCAAGCGTGAAGTGCACATCAGCGGGCAGGCCATTGAATTGACCGTTACAGAGTTTGAGATGTTGTATTTGCTGGCAAGTCACCCGGGTCAGGTGTTCTCCCGTAATCAGATGTTAAGCAAGATTTGGGATTTTAGCTATGAGGGAGATACAACAACGGTGACTGTACATGTTCGGAGATTACGAGAGAAGATCGAACAGAATCCTTCGGATCCAAAATATATTAAAACAGTTTGGGGTATAGGCTACAAGTTTGCGGGTGGTAGTTCATGA
- the msrB gene encoding peptide-methionine (R)-S-oxide reductase MsrB — MKRTLLGLCLLVIAIVVSACGNRAESHSASSSISTQPVKASSVSEENLSNLYLAGGCFWGVEAYMARIPGVQDVTSGYANGEGENPTYEDVIRGDQGFAETVHVKYDPQQVSLQKLLESYFRVIDPTSLNKQGNDRGVQYRTGIYYTLPEDAKIIEQAVAVEREKYDQPIVTEVMPLQNYYLAEEYHQDYLEKNPNGYCHIDMTVLDDLEIGIDPAQYPRPTDEQLKKRLTDEQYAVTVNNDTEHAFSNEYWNNEEPGLYVDIATGEPLFTSQDKYDSGCGWPSFTKPIVPEVVTYTTDTSFGMDRTEVRSRAGDIHLGHVFDDGPEDRGGKRYCINSSSIRFIPLDKMEEERYGYLLSFVE; from the coding sequence ATGAAAAGGACGTTGCTGGGCCTGTGCCTCCTTGTTATAGCGATAGTTGTGTCTGCTTGTGGAAACAGGGCTGAGAGCCATTCAGCTTCATCTTCGATATCCACTCAACCTGTCAAGGCATCGAGTGTCTCCGAGGAAAACCTGAGTAACCTGTACTTGGCAGGAGGTTGTTTCTGGGGTGTGGAGGCATATATGGCTCGTATTCCGGGGGTTCAGGATGTGACTTCCGGTTATGCCAACGGTGAAGGAGAGAATCCAACCTATGAGGATGTTATACGCGGGGACCAGGGGTTTGCGGAGACCGTTCATGTGAAATATGATCCGCAGCAAGTATCTTTGCAGAAACTGCTTGAATCTTATTTTCGAGTTATTGATCCTACCAGCTTGAATAAGCAGGGCAACGATCGTGGCGTTCAGTATCGGACTGGCATATATTATACGTTGCCTGAAGATGCCAAAATCATTGAGCAGGCTGTAGCGGTAGAGCGAGAAAAATATGACCAACCCATTGTAACGGAAGTGATGCCTCTGCAGAATTATTATTTGGCGGAGGAGTACCATCAGGATTATTTGGAAAAAAATCCGAACGGATATTGTCACATTGATATGACTGTCCTGGATGACCTGGAGATTGGGATTGATCCCGCTCAATATCCACGTCCAACAGATGAACAATTAAAGAAACGATTAACAGACGAACAGTATGCGGTCACGGTAAACAATGATACGGAGCATGCGTTCAGTAACGAATACTGGAATAATGAAGAGCCCGGTCTGTACGTTGATATTGCAACGGGAGAGCCGTTATTCACCAGTCAGGATAAGTATGATTCCGGTTGCGGGTGGCCAAGTTTTACAAAACCGATTGTACCTGAGGTTGTTACCTATACAACGGATACGAGCTTTGGTATGGATCGCACGGAGGTACGAAGCCGGGCAGGTGACATCCACCTCGGTCATGTGTTCGATGATGGTCCCGAAGATCGCGGCGGCAAACGTTACTGTATTAATAGTTCATCGATCCGGTTTATTCCCTTAGACAAGATGGAGGAAGAACGATACGGATATTTATTGTCATTTGTCGAGTAG